One Paraburkholderia caffeinilytica DNA segment encodes these proteins:
- a CDS encoding LysR family transcriptional regulator: MRRLPSLIALRFFEETARHMSFNRAATALCVTQGAVSRQIKLLEDSLGEKLFERDHKGIRLTPAGLQLLPCLSDAFDTIERGFRQITAAKGRRRLVLAVPPTFATQWFSPRLGSLADELPDVELSVRTSPTEDCHCNIRFGRDALTGAHSELLMIERHVLVGAPRLLGESLDMLLEHMPALHVLHNDARLDLWPNWLATAGLPARYAENGIELSTLEQAIHAARKGVGLAVVDRNMIVEELVDRSLAQFSDVEVNGPFGYWLDVAQRHAALEHVQAFAGWMREEVLKLG, translated from the coding sequence ATGCGGCGCTTGCCATCGTTGATTGCGTTGCGCTTCTTCGAAGAAACCGCCCGTCATATGAGTTTCAATCGTGCCGCCACCGCCCTGTGCGTAACGCAAGGTGCCGTGAGCCGGCAAATCAAGCTGCTCGAGGACTCGCTTGGCGAGAAACTGTTCGAGCGAGATCACAAGGGTATCCGTTTGACGCCAGCCGGATTGCAGTTGCTACCCTGTCTCTCGGACGCCTTCGACACGATCGAACGCGGCTTCCGGCAAATCACCGCGGCCAAAGGCCGACGCCGTCTCGTACTCGCCGTGCCGCCCACTTTCGCGACGCAATGGTTCTCGCCGCGGCTCGGTTCGCTGGCAGACGAGTTGCCCGACGTCGAACTGTCTGTCCGCACGTCGCCCACGGAAGACTGTCACTGCAATATCCGCTTCGGGCGCGACGCGCTGACAGGTGCGCATTCCGAATTGTTGATGATCGAACGCCATGTACTCGTTGGCGCGCCGCGTCTGCTCGGCGAATCGCTCGATATGCTGCTCGAACATATGCCGGCGCTACATGTGCTGCATAACGACGCCCGCCTCGACCTGTGGCCGAATTGGCTGGCGACGGCGGGCTTACCCGCACGCTACGCGGAGAACGGCATCGAGCTCTCGACGCTGGAGCAGGCGATCCACGCCGCTCGAAAGGGAGTGGGGCTGGCGGTGGTCGATCGGAACATGATCGTCGAGGAACTGGTGGACCGCAGTCTCGCGCAATTTTCCGACGTTGAAGTGAACGGACCCTTCGGCTACTGGCTCGACGTGGCACAACGCCACGCGGCGCTCGAGCATGTGCAGGCGTTTGCCGGATGGATGCGGGAAGAGGTTTTGAAGTTGGGGTGA
- a CDS encoding fimbrial protein — MRSSQGTPVPLSTSCADGSPSGYTDANGSFSFSGTFELVKTGTITAGSVTGNTFAPVLVPSTGTYVKVNNNSAGFNFGTNSSVRLVTCSVTAATANQTIALTAISPSMLNSAGATAATTPFSIDLTCQSGVKVAVTFSSASGNSGIPSVIASNGTAKGVGVQLLNASRTPISLDTALQLSSGTTGNMSFPFYGQYYRLGGSEVAAGTVNASAIFTMSYQ, encoded by the coding sequence GTGCGTTCCAGCCAGGGAACCCCGGTACCACTCAGTACCAGTTGCGCAGACGGTTCGCCGTCCGGCTATACCGACGCGAACGGATCCTTCAGTTTTTCCGGTACGTTCGAACTGGTAAAGACCGGCACCATCACAGCCGGATCGGTTACCGGCAACACGTTCGCCCCAGTTCTCGTCCCGAGTACTGGCACTTACGTCAAAGTCAACAATAATTCGGCGGGCTTTAACTTCGGTACCAATTCGTCAGTTCGCCTCGTCACTTGCTCCGTCACCGCTGCGACTGCAAATCAGACAATCGCGCTCACAGCAATCAGCCCGTCCATGCTTAACAGCGCCGGTGCAACTGCCGCGACCACACCTTTCTCGATCGACCTTACCTGCCAGTCCGGCGTGAAAGTGGCGGTGACCTTTAGCTCAGCGTCGGGCAACTCGGGAATTCCGTCAGTCATCGCGTCGAATGGCACCGCCAAAGGCGTGGGCGTGCAACTGCTTAACGCTTCGCGAACGCCCATCAGTCTCGACACGGCGCTTCAGTTGAGTTCGGGCACCACCGGAAACATGTCGTTCCCGTTCTACGGACAGTACTACCGGTTAGGTGGGTCAGAGGTAGCGGCAGGGACCGTCAATGCGTCTGCAATCTTCACGATGAGCTATCAATAG
- a CDS encoding peptide chain release factor 3 — protein MSVSELKRRRTFAVISHPDAGKTTLTEKLLLFSGAIQIAGTVKGRKSNRYATSDWMEIEKQRGISVASSVMQFEYGDAVINLLDTPGHEDFSEDTYRVLTAVDAAVMVIDGANGVEAQTLKLLEVCRSRKTPIVTFINKLDREVREPLELLDEIEQHLGVAAVPFTWPIGMGKEFQGVYDIQRDQVRLFRAGQDKAGGEVETLQALSDEEGERRFGHSWVKAKDEIDLITGASPDFDREQFLAGQQSPVLFGSAINNFGVKEILDALVDLAPPPSMRMTVQRPVMPDEPKFTGVVFKVQANMDLAHRDRVAFIRVCSGHFERGMAVKVTRTNKTFRANNVVTFLSQRRETVSEAYPGDIIGIPNHGTLSLGDTLTEGEQLQFVGLPFFAPEIFQTVEVVDPMRAKQLGEALKQLGEEGAIQVFRPEVGGLMILGAVGQLQFEVVSHRLSTEYKVDVRMAPARYRMSRWVTCDDAAELRRFTDSYAARIALDASDAPTYLASHVGEIEVAQKAWPKIVFNELREHSGAPFKKVM, from the coding sequence ATGTCAGTCTCCGAACTCAAACGCCGCCGCACGTTCGCGGTCATTTCCCACCCGGACGCGGGCAAGACCACGCTCACCGAAAAGCTGCTGCTGTTCTCGGGCGCGATTCAGATTGCCGGTACCGTGAAGGGCCGCAAGAGCAACCGCTACGCGACGTCCGACTGGATGGAGATCGAGAAGCAGCGGGGCATTTCGGTGGCCAGCTCGGTCATGCAGTTCGAGTATGGCGACGCCGTCATCAATCTGCTCGACACCCCAGGCCACGAAGACTTCTCTGAAGACACATACCGTGTGCTGACCGCTGTCGACGCCGCCGTGATGGTGATCGACGGCGCGAACGGCGTCGAAGCCCAAACGCTGAAGCTGCTCGAAGTGTGCCGTAGCCGCAAGACGCCGATCGTCACCTTCATCAACAAGCTCGACCGTGAAGTGCGCGAGCCACTCGAATTGCTCGACGAAATCGAACAGCACCTGGGTGTCGCCGCTGTGCCATTCACGTGGCCGATTGGCATGGGCAAGGAATTCCAGGGTGTGTACGACATCCAGCGCGATCAGGTGCGCCTGTTCCGTGCCGGCCAGGATAAAGCGGGCGGTGAAGTTGAAACGCTGCAAGCGCTCAGCGACGAAGAAGGCGAACGCCGTTTCGGTCACAGCTGGGTCAAGGCGAAGGACGAGATCGATCTGATCACTGGCGCATCGCCTGATTTTGACCGCGAGCAGTTCCTGGCCGGACAGCAATCGCCAGTGCTATTCGGCTCGGCGATCAATAACTTCGGCGTGAAGGAAATTCTCGACGCGCTGGTGGATCTGGCGCCGCCGCCGTCGATGCGTATGACCGTTCAGCGTCCGGTGATGCCGGACGAACCCAAGTTCACCGGCGTGGTGTTTAAGGTGCAGGCGAACATGGATCTGGCGCACCGCGACCGCGTGGCGTTCATTCGTGTGTGTTCGGGGCATTTCGAACGCGGCATGGCCGTGAAGGTCACGCGCACGAACAAGACCTTCCGCGCGAATAACGTGGTGACATTCCTGTCTCAGCGTCGCGAGACGGTAAGCGAGGCGTATCCGGGTGACATCATTGGTATTCCGAATCACGGCACGTTGAGTCTCGGCGATACGCTGACCGAGGGCGAGCAGTTGCAGTTCGTTGGGTTGCCGTTCTTCGCACCGGAAATTTTCCAGACGGTCGAAGTGGTCGATCCGATGCGCGCGAAGCAACTTGGTGAAGCGCTGAAGCAGCTCGGTGAAGAAGGCGCGATTCAGGTGTTCCGTCCGGAAGTGGGCGGCTTGATGATTCTTGGTGCCGTGGGGCAACTGCAGTTCGAAGTGGTGTCGCATCGTTTGTCGACGGAATACAAGGTCGACGTGCGGATGGCACCGGCGCGCTATCGGATGTCGCGTTGGGTGACCTGTGACGATGCCGCCGAGCTACGCCGTTTCACCGATTCGTATGCGGCACGGATCGCACTTGACGCGTCCGATGCGCCAACATATTTGGCGTCGCACGTGGGAGAAATCGAAGTCGCACAGAAGGCGTGGCCGAAGATCGTGTTCAACGAGTTGCGCGAGCATTCGGGCGCACCGTTCAAGAAGGTCATGTAG
- a CDS encoding fimbrial protein, with translation MKKIWIMWFFTLATLCAPGISHAVSCYQNTSGGPVTVTNTLPGNVYVSSSTPNGTVIWESNQITYNVACSGVTGVALPSESIYAWINPQQRTVAPGVVVGIRYRGAIYTTGSVATGYSTSNYSVTFSYTYSIVLIKGGSGNGSGDVNISSYSVFQLDGQGGINNVSGSNLNQILNGTVHLLNPTCSLAPSDVSRTVTLPPVARSGLSSVGSIAGKQAFALTVTKCSAETNTAQFTFQGTGDKNNPYAFANTGTAKGIGVLLGSSNDGSTIRADGTNNTRVVQIQNSDGVLSLFAEYIATAAVQPGTVNAGITVNITYQ, from the coding sequence ATGAAAAAGATCTGGATTATGTGGTTCTTTACTTTGGCCACGCTGTGTGCACCCGGGATAAGCCATGCGGTAAGCTGCTATCAAAATACGTCAGGTGGGCCTGTCACCGTAACGAATACATTGCCTGGCAATGTCTATGTCTCATCGTCGACGCCAAATGGAACTGTGATATGGGAATCAAATCAAATTACGTACAATGTTGCCTGCTCGGGAGTCACTGGAGTTGCCCTGCCGTCTGAGAGCATTTATGCCTGGATTAATCCCCAGCAAAGGACTGTCGCTCCAGGGGTCGTCGTTGGTATTAGATATAGGGGTGCCATATACACGACAGGTTCGGTCGCAACGGGATATAGCACGAGCAATTATTCAGTAACTTTTTCTTATACCTATTCTATTGTCCTTATTAAGGGCGGGTCGGGAAATGGAAGTGGTGATGTAAATATAAGTAGCTATTCTGTATTTCAGCTGGATGGTCAAGGTGGGATAAATAACGTTTCAGGATCTAACTTAAACCAGATACTTAACGGCACAGTTCATCTTTTAAACCCTACTTGTTCCCTCGCTCCCAGCGATGTTAGTAGAACAGTAACCCTCCCGCCTGTAGCACGGTCGGGCCTTTCGTCGGTCGGCAGTATTGCCGGCAAACAGGCGTTCGCTCTTACTGTAACAAAGTGTTCAGCCGAGACGAATACGGCACAATTCACGTTCCAAGGCACGGGTGACAAAAATAACCCTTATGCTTTTGCGAATACAGGGACCGCTAAAGGCATCGGAGTCCTCCTCGGTAGTTCTAACGACGGCAGCACGATCCGTGCCGATGGCACGAACAACACCAGGGTCGTACAGATCCAGAACAGTGATGGCGTGTTGAGCTTGTTTGCGGAGTACATTGCCACAGCAGCCGTTCAACCCGGGACGGTAAACGCTGGCATAACTGTCAACATAACGTATCAGTAG
- a CDS encoding fimbria/pilus outer membrane usher protein: MKLSPRHQSHARTSGSSGPFGLSPVAVVVMSVFAVLGGVQSASVNAAESGGTGAAVQFDTTFLRTDPNQTVDVARFTSGNIVQPGVYSVDLWVNDVRVARQDVRFVASRDGQSARACFGRQMLETLGVDFAKVGAATGAKLTEHASAETAEVAGKKPHAAAGASADASKQSGETVNADECVDLLGTVPDATVDFDFSEQKLTLSVPQKYMRNAARGYVPPDMWQTGVNAGFVSYNANTYRTAGSGTQSTQSYLGLNAGVNIGAWHFRHQSSVSQETGQSTHFDNIATYVQHDVAALKSQVTLGDSYTAGDVFDSVQFRGAQIATDDRMLPESLRGYAPVVRGTAETNARVTIRQNSQVIYETSVSPGPFEINDLYASGYGGNLDVTVTEADGRTKTFTVPFASVAQSLRPGTTRFSVTAGQLRSDALETKPNFAQFTLQRGLTNLITAYGGGVAANGYVAANVGAALNTKLGAFSADVTGAQTQIPNQSTMRGTSLRIGYSKFIDPTDTNIAVAAYRYSTAGFMNLSDAASVRDLAMHGGDTDSVYRERNRYQLTINQNLKGHGSVFLSASAQQYWNYSGSGVFYQAGYTNGFKYGTYNITAGRTRNANGSMSNQYMLSTTLPLSHGQHAPLVSTNLSSSGGSTSLQANVSGSLGDANQYSYNAYGMYGSGNSSSSANTGVSGAWRAPYAQMTASASAGSGSSQMSAGISGSVVAHPGGVTFSQTVGDTFGIVEAPGAAGASVTSSPGVKLNGHGYAVIPYLTPYGMNTVDIDPKGTSADVEFESTSEQAVPRLGSVVMIKYKTVSGRAALIRAPRLGDKALPFGADVVDGNGKTVGVVAQDSRIFARGLADKGSLFVEWGSVPSEKCRIDYVLPKSTVQAAAAYTSVEGHCIAADGISADLVSTGAGAAK, encoded by the coding sequence ATGAAACTATCACCTCGTCATCAGTCGCATGCTCGCACCAGTGGATCTTCTGGTCCGTTCGGCCTGAGCCCTGTGGCCGTCGTTGTTATGTCGGTTTTCGCGGTGCTGGGCGGGGTCCAGTCGGCGAGCGTGAATGCAGCAGAGTCCGGCGGCACCGGCGCAGCTGTCCAGTTCGACACGACCTTTCTGCGTACCGACCCGAATCAAACCGTGGACGTCGCGCGGTTCACGAGCGGCAACATCGTGCAGCCAGGTGTGTACTCCGTCGACCTCTGGGTCAACGATGTTCGTGTGGCGCGCCAGGACGTGCGCTTCGTGGCGAGTCGCGACGGACAAAGCGCACGTGCGTGCTTTGGTCGTCAGATGCTGGAAACGCTCGGTGTTGATTTCGCGAAGGTTGGTGCCGCTACCGGCGCGAAGCTGACGGAACATGCATCTGCCGAAACAGCAGAAGTCGCGGGAAAAAAGCCGCACGCAGCAGCCGGCGCAAGCGCTGACGCCAGCAAGCAATCCGGTGAAACCGTCAACGCCGACGAATGCGTTGACCTTCTCGGAACGGTGCCGGATGCGACCGTCGACTTCGACTTCTCCGAACAGAAGCTCACATTGAGCGTGCCGCAGAAATACATGCGCAACGCCGCGCGCGGTTACGTGCCGCCTGACATGTGGCAAACCGGTGTGAACGCGGGCTTCGTGAGCTACAACGCGAATACCTACCGCACCGCGGGTTCGGGTACGCAGTCGACACAAAGCTACCTGGGCCTGAATGCTGGCGTGAACATTGGCGCGTGGCATTTTCGCCACCAATCGTCGGTGTCGCAGGAGACTGGTCAGAGCACGCATTTCGACAACATCGCGACCTATGTGCAGCACGATGTTGCAGCACTGAAGTCGCAAGTGACGTTGGGTGACAGCTACACGGCCGGTGATGTGTTCGACAGCGTCCAGTTTCGCGGCGCTCAGATCGCCACTGACGACCGCATGTTGCCGGAATCGCTACGCGGCTATGCGCCGGTGGTGCGCGGTACGGCGGAAACGAATGCGCGCGTGACAATCCGTCAAAACAGTCAGGTAATCTATGAAACCAGCGTGTCGCCGGGTCCATTTGAAATCAACGACCTGTATGCGAGCGGCTATGGCGGCAATCTCGACGTGACGGTGACCGAGGCGGACGGCCGTACCAAGACTTTTACGGTGCCGTTTGCTTCGGTTGCACAATCGCTGCGGCCCGGTACGACGCGATTCTCGGTGACCGCTGGGCAATTGCGTAGCGATGCGCTCGAAACGAAGCCGAATTTTGCGCAGTTCACCTTGCAACGTGGCCTCACCAATCTCATCACCGCCTACGGCGGTGGCGTGGCTGCCAACGGCTATGTGGCGGCTAATGTGGGCGCGGCATTGAACACGAAGCTCGGCGCGTTCTCGGCAGACGTGACCGGTGCGCAAACGCAAATTCCGAATCAAAGCACGATGCGTGGCACCAGCTTGCGTATCGGCTACAGCAAGTTCATCGATCCTACGGACACCAATATTGCGGTTGCGGCTTACCGCTATTCGACGGCGGGTTTTATGAATCTGTCGGACGCGGCATCCGTGCGCGATCTGGCGATGCACGGCGGCGATACGGATTCTGTCTATCGTGAGCGCAACCGCTATCAGCTCACGATCAACCAGAATTTGAAGGGCCACGGTTCCGTGTTCCTGAGCGCGTCAGCCCAGCAGTACTGGAATTACAGCGGCAGCGGAGTGTTCTATCAGGCTGGCTATACCAACGGCTTCAAGTACGGGACGTACAACATTACTGCGGGACGCACCCGCAACGCCAACGGTTCGATGTCCAACCAGTACATGCTCAGCACGACGCTACCGCTCAGCCACGGCCAGCATGCGCCATTGGTGTCGACCAACCTGTCGAGCTCGGGCGGCAGCACCAGCTTGCAGGCCAACGTGAGCGGCTCGCTCGGCGATGCGAACCAGTATTCGTACAACGCGTACGGCATGTACGGCAGTGGCAACAGCAGCAGTTCCGCCAACACGGGCGTGAGCGGTGCATGGCGCGCGCCGTATGCGCAGATGACGGCCTCGGCAAGCGCGGGCTCAGGTTCGAGCCAGATGTCGGCCGGTATCAGCGGGTCGGTCGTCGCGCATCCGGGCGGCGTGACGTTCTCGCAGACGGTTGGCGATACGTTCGGCATCGTCGAAGCCCCAGGCGCTGCGGGCGCTAGCGTGACTAGCTCGCCGGGCGTCAAGCTCAATGGTCATGGTTACGCGGTGATTCCTTACCTCACCCCGTACGGAATGAACACCGTCGACATCGACCCGAAGGGCACATCGGCCGACGTTGAATTCGAATCGACTTCGGAGCAGGCGGTTCCGCGTCTCGGCTCGGTCGTGATGATCAAGTACAAGACAGTGAGCGGGCGTGCCGCGTTGATCCGCGCTCCGCGATTGGGCGACAAGGCACTGCCGTTCGGCGCGGATGTGGTCGATGGGAATGGCAAGACGGTCGGCGTCGTCGCACAGGACAGTCGAATTTTTGCGCGTGGGTTGGCAGACAAGGGCTCGTTGTTTGTGGAATGGGGCTCGGTGCCGTCCGAAAAGTGCCGGATTGATTATGTGTTGCCGAAGTCGACAGTGCAGGCGGCAGCAGCTTACACCTCGGTGGAAGGACATTGCATTGCGGCTGACGGAATCAGTGCGGACCTGGTTTCCACTGGCGCGGGAGCGGCAAAGTGA
- a CDS encoding fimbria/pilus periplasmic chaperone, which produces MKLLGKMTMGIGFACALLAGSAHASVTIGGTRVVYPLEQREVTVKLDNDSREPSLVQVWMDDGDADAKPGDIKVPFVITPPIFRMDPKKAQTLRVMYSGEALPQDRESVYWLNVLDIPPKASGASDANSLQLAYRTRIKVFVRPAKLQGKPEDAPAQLTWKIAASPGGKGQAVSVSNPTPYYVSFSEVDVESGGHTYKNEQGGMVAPRASAVLPIAKMNAVSAGAKVHYTAISDYGGALNGDATLGQ; this is translated from the coding sequence ATGAAGTTGCTCGGAAAAATGACGATGGGAATCGGTTTTGCATGTGCGCTGCTCGCAGGCAGCGCACATGCAAGCGTGACGATCGGCGGTACGCGAGTGGTGTATCCGCTCGAGCAGCGCGAAGTCACGGTCAAGCTCGATAACGACAGCCGTGAGCCTTCGCTCGTACAGGTATGGATGGATGACGGTGACGCGGATGCAAAACCCGGGGACATCAAGGTGCCGTTTGTGATTACGCCGCCGATCTTCCGGATGGACCCGAAGAAAGCGCAAACGCTGCGCGTCATGTATAGCGGCGAAGCGTTGCCGCAGGATCGCGAATCGGTCTACTGGCTCAACGTGCTGGATATTCCGCCAAAGGCCAGCGGCGCATCTGATGCCAATTCGCTTCAACTGGCCTACCGCACCCGCATCAAGGTGTTCGTGCGTCCCGCCAAATTGCAGGGCAAGCCTGAAGATGCGCCGGCGCAGCTGACCTGGAAGATTGCTGCGTCGCCGGGTGGCAAGGGCCAGGCGGTGAGCGTATCGAACCCGACGCCGTACTACGTGTCGTTTAGCGAAGTCGATGTGGAAAGCGGTGGTCACACCTACAAGAACGAACAGGGTGGCATGGTCGCACCGCGCGCGTCGGCGGTCTTGCCGATCGCAAAGATGAATGCCGTATCGGCAGGTGCAAAGGTTCACTACACCGCGATCAGCGACTACGGCGGCGCACTCAACGGCGACGCGACGCTCGGGCAATAG
- a CDS encoding fimbrial protein, which produces MKSILPAIAIATGGLMGLASFGANAADGTITVTGTVLDTTCSINGTASGVPADKSITLAPVSSGSLSVLGATAATSSPTDLALNLSGCSGTATKAIARFENGPTVDQNSGNLTNSGTATNVQVQLLNAQMQPINITTNSNNQLASNASTITGGAANLKYFAQYYATGKAGAGTVNTSVQYTMQYQ; this is translated from the coding sequence ATGAAATCAATTCTCCCCGCAATCGCGATCGCAACCGGCGGTCTGATGGGTCTCGCATCGTTCGGCGCTAATGCCGCGGACGGCACGATCACCGTCACCGGTACCGTGTTGGACACCACGTGTTCAATCAATGGGACCGCGAGCGGCGTCCCGGCTGACAAGTCGATCACGCTGGCGCCGGTGTCGTCGGGCTCTCTGTCGGTGCTTGGCGCAACTGCCGCCACGTCGAGCCCGACTGACCTGGCGCTGAACCTGAGCGGTTGCAGCGGCACGGCAACGAAAGCGATCGCCCGCTTTGAAAATGGCCCAACTGTAGACCAGAACAGCGGCAATCTGACTAATTCGGGTACGGCGACGAACGTGCAAGTTCAACTGCTGAACGCGCAGATGCAACCGATCAATATCACGACGAACTCGAATAACCAGTTGGCAAGCAACGCGTCGACGATTACGGGCGGCGCCGCCAACCTGAAGTACTTCGCACAGTACTACGCGACGGGCAAAGCGGGTGCCGGTACGGTGAATACGTCGGTTCAATACACGATGCAGTACCAGTAA
- a CDS encoding MFS transporter, with product MSNQDTQAATLGLAPTMPPAAAATAHGRISLDDVPLNAFHVKIAGLTFGAHFTEGYALGTIGYALASLNRQMPLDAFWMGMIGSSALMGIFVGSLVFGWLSDRLGRQKIFLLSFLIITAAAFAQFYVSSPLELCLLRVLIGFGMGGDFAVGHAILAEFSPRKHRGTLLGSFSVVWTIGYVVANVLGMHYADASPDAWRWLLASAGIPALIVLLLRMGTPESPRWLYGKGRIAEAKTIVLRHFGPNVTLDAGEDGHAQTRGGFMRLFKQDLIRRTVFNCAFFVCLVIPYFAIYTFLPTILKAIHLNDGSGADFLLNGFLVLGALIGIWLTIKLSRRVFLIGSFAVTCLSLIALSLLPESATLAMIVAFAIFTLTMSAFSNLVGVFPPECFPTEVRACGVGLAIACSRLGSAVGTFLLPLGIVHLGFHVTMMVLAAVLLIGMTVSIAWAPETKHLTLNEASGT from the coding sequence GTGAGCAATCAGGATACCCAGGCCGCCACTCTCGGCCTCGCCCCCACCATGCCGCCTGCGGCGGCTGCGACCGCGCACGGCCGCATTTCTCTCGATGACGTTCCGCTGAACGCGTTCCACGTCAAGATCGCCGGTTTGACGTTCGGCGCGCACTTTACCGAAGGTTATGCGCTCGGCACGATCGGCTATGCGCTGGCGTCGCTGAATCGCCAGATGCCGCTCGACGCGTTCTGGATGGGCATGATCGGCAGTTCCGCGCTGATGGGCATCTTTGTCGGCAGTCTCGTGTTTGGCTGGTTGTCGGATCGGCTTGGACGGCAGAAGATTTTCCTGCTGAGCTTCCTGATCATTACCGCGGCAGCGTTTGCGCAGTTTTACGTGAGTTCGCCACTTGAATTGTGTTTGCTCCGTGTGTTGATCGGCTTTGGCATGGGCGGTGATTTTGCAGTTGGGCACGCTATCCTTGCTGAATTTTCGCCGCGAAAACATCGTGGGACATTGCTAGGTTCGTTCAGTGTGGTGTGGACCATCGGTTATGTGGTGGCCAACGTGCTCGGCATGCACTATGCCGACGCGTCGCCGGATGCGTGGCGGTGGTTGCTTGCGTCAGCGGGCATTCCGGCCTTGATCGTGCTGCTGTTGCGTATGGGCACGCCGGAGTCGCCGCGCTGGCTGTACGGCAAGGGACGTATCGCTGAAGCCAAAACGATCGTACTCAGGCACTTCGGTCCCAACGTGACGCTCGACGCAGGTGAAGACGGCCACGCGCAAACCCGTGGTGGTTTCATGCGCCTGTTCAAGCAGGACCTGATCCGCAGAACGGTCTTCAACTGCGCATTTTTCGTCTGCCTCGTGATTCCGTATTTCGCGATCTACACGTTCCTGCCGACCATTCTTAAAGCCATTCATCTGAACGACGGGTCGGGTGCGGATTTTCTGCTGAACGGCTTTCTCGTGCTGGGCGCGCTGATTGGCATCTGGCTCACGATCAAGTTATCGCGCCGCGTGTTCTTGATCGGCTCGTTTGCGGTGACGTGCTTGTCGCTGATCGCGTTGAGCTTGCTGCCGGAGTCTGCGACGCTGGCGATGATCGTCGCATTCGCAATCTTCACGCTGACGATGTCCGCTTTTTCGAATCTGGTCGGCGTGTTTCCGCCGGAGTGCTTCCCAACAGAAGTGCGCGCGTGCGGCGTTGGACTTGCGATCGCGTGCAGCCGTCTCGGCTCGGCTGTCGGTACTTTTCTGCTGCCGCTCGGCATTGTCCATCTGGGTTTCCACGTGACGATGATGGTGCTCGCAGCCGTTCTGCTGATCGGCATGACGGTGTCAATCGCCTGGGCACCTGAGACGAAGCACCTGACGCTAAACGAAGCAAGCGGCACGTAG